The Salvia miltiorrhiza cultivar Shanhuang (shh) chromosome 1, IMPLAD_Smil_shh, whole genome shotgun sequence genome has a window encoding:
- the LOC131005060 gene encoding cinnamoyl-CoA reductase 1 — MPSVPGKLVCVTGAGGFIASWLVKLLLEKGYTVRGTVRNPDDPKNSHLRELEGADERLILCRADLNVYESLREAINGCDGVFHTASPVTDDPEQMVEPAVNGAKNVIRAAAEAKVRRVVITSSIGAIYMDPNRDPEQVVDETCWSDLEFCKNTKNWYCYGKAVAEQAAWDEARELGVDLVVLNPVLVLGPLLQPTVNASVLHILKYLTGSAKTYANSIQAYVHVKDVALAHILLYENPAATGRYLCAESVLHRADVVEILAKFFPEYPIPTKCSDEKNPRKKPYKFSNQKLKDLGLEFTPVKQSLYDTVKSLQEKGHIPIPTQTEEPIRIQS; from the exons ATGCCATCGGTCCCCGGGAAACTCGTCTGCGTCACCGGCGCCGGAGGCTTCATTGCTTCGTGGCTAGTTAAACTCCTCCTCGAGAAAGGCTATACAGTGAGAGGAACCGTCAGAAATCCAG ATGATCCAAAGAATTCACATTTGAGAGAGCTCGAAGGAGCGGATGAGAGGCTGATTCTGTGCAGAGCTGATCTCAACGTTTATGAGAGTTTGCGCGAGGCCATTAATGGTTGCGACGGCGTCTTCCACACGGCGTCGCCCGTCACCGATGATCCA GAACAAATGGTGGAACCCGCGGTTAACGGCGCCAAGAATGTGATACgcgcggcggcggaggcgaagGTCCGCCGTGTGGTGATAACCTCCTCAATTGGTGCAATTTACATGGATCCCAACAGAGACCCTGAACAAGTCGTTGACGAGACTTGCTGGAGCGATCTTGAGTTTTGCAAAAATACAAAG AACTGGTACTGCTATGGCAAAGCTGTGGCGGAACAAGCTGCGTGGGATGAAGCTAGGGAATTGGGGGTGGATTTGGTGGTGCTCAACCCAGTTTTGGTGCTTGGCCCATTGCTCCAACCAACTGTGAATGCTAGTGTCCTTCACATACTCAAATATTTGACTGGCTCAGCCAAGACTTACGCCAACTCCATTCAAGCCTATGTCCATGTCAAGGATGTGGCGTTGGCCCATATCCTCTTGTACGAGAACCCCGCCGCCACGGGGCGCTACCTCTGCGCCGAGAGCGTCCTCCACCGTGCTGATGTAGTGGAGATTCTTGCCAAGTTCTTCCCGGAGTATCCCATACctaccaa GTGCTCTGATGAAAAAAACCCAAGAAAGAAACCATACAAATTCTCAAACCAAAAGCTGAAGGATTTGGGGCTTGAATTCACACCAGTGAAGCAAAGTTTATACGACACAGTTAAAAGTCTTCAAGAAAAAGGCCATATTCCAATCCCAACTCAGACTGAGGAACCCATTCGTATTCAGTCTTAG